The Aquitalea magnusonii region AGGCGACAGCACCAAAACCTTCACCCAGATGGGTGGCGAGGGCATTACCTGGGTCGGCCAGGCACCGTTCACCAACACCAAACACATTTTCACCAACCTGGGTGACGGCACCTACTTCCACTCCGGCCTGCTGGCCATCCGCGCCGCAGTGGCGGCCAAGGTCAACATTACCTACAAGCTGCTGTACAACGACGCAGTAGCCATGACCGGCGGCCAGCATGTGGATGGTTATCTGGACGTGCCGATGATTACCCGCCAGCTGGCAGCCGAAGGCGTCAAGCGCATCGTCATCACCAGTGACGACCCGGACAAATACCAGAGCGTGCAAGGCCTGGCTCCCGGTGTGGACGTGTTCCACCGCCGCGAACTGGACCGCCTGCAAAAAGAGCTGCGTGAAACCGAAGGCACCACCGTGCTGATTCACGACCAGACCTGCGCCGCAGAAAAACGCCGCCGTCGCAAACGCGGTGAATTCCCCGACCCGGCCAAGCGCGCCTTCATCAACGAAAAAGTGTGCGAAGGCTGTGGCGACTGCAGCAAGAAATCCGGCTGCCTGTCGGTGCTGCCGGTGGAAACGGCACTGGGCCGCAAACGCAAGATCGACCAGTCCAGTTGCAACAAGGACTACTCCTGTGTGGAAGGTTTCTGCCCCAGCTTTGTCACCGTCGAGGGCGGCACGCTGAAAAAGCAAAGCGGTGCCAGCGCCACGCTGGAAGCCATGCCCGCCCTGCCCGCACCACAGATTCCGGCCCTGCACGAGCCGTTCAGCATCATGATTACCGGCGTGGGCGGCACCGGTGTGGTCACCATCGGCCAGGTACTGGGCATGGCCGCTTATCTGGACCACAAGGGTGTCACCGTGCTGGACATGGCCGGCCTGGCGCAAAAAGGCGGCTCGGTGTGGTCGCACGTGCGCATTGCCAACAGCCAGCAGCAACTGCACGCCGTGCGCATTGCCGCCGGTGATGCCAACCTGGTGCTGGGTTGCGACCTGGTGGTCACCGCCGCGGAAGAAGCGCTGGCCAAGATGCGCGAAGGCTTCAGCCACGCCATCGTCAACAGCTACGAATCCCCTACCAGTGCCTTCCTGAAAAACCCGGACGTGCGCTTCCCCAGCCGCGCCATGAAGGATGCGGTGATCGAATCGGTCGGTGCTGGCCGCTTCTGGGAAGTCAACGCCACCCGCCTGGCCACCGCGCTGATGGGCGATGCCATTGCCAGCAATATGTTCATGCTGGGTTATGCCTGGCAGAAGGGTTTGGTGCCGGTCAGCGAAGAAGCGCTGATGGAAGCCATCCGCCTGAACGGCGCTGCGGTGAAGTTCAACCAGCAGGCCTTTATCTGGGGCCGTCACGCCGCCCACGATCCGGGCCGGGTAGAAGCACTGACCAACCCTTCATCCGTGGTGCAGTTTGTTCCACGTGAAACGCTGGATGGCGTACTGCATCACCGCGCCAAGGAGCTGCGCCACTACCAGAACCAGGCGCTGGCCGAGCGTTACAAAGCGCTGGTGGGCAAGGTACAGGCAGCGGAACAGGCACTGAACCCGGCCAGCAGCAGCCTGTCGCTGGCGGTGGCCCGTGCCTACTACCATGTGCTGGCCTACAAGGACGAGTACGAAGTGGCCCGCCTGTATACCGACGGCGACTTCCTGCGCGAGCTTGCCAGCCAGTTCGACGGTGATTACCAGCTGCGTTTCCATATTGGTGCCAGTTGGGTCACCGGTGGCGTGGCCAAGAAAATCGCCTTCGGCCCCTGGCTGTTCAAGGGCATGAAGTTGCTGGCCAAGCTGCGCTTCCTGCGCGGCACCGCGCTGGACCCGTTTGGCTGGCAGTCCGACCGCAAACTGGAACGCCAGCTGATTACCGAGTTCGAGCAGCTGGTTAACGGCCTGCTGTCTGGGCTCACACTGGACAATCTGGCAACGGCTACCGAGCTGGTGAAGCTATACGAAGGCGTGCGTGGCTTTGGTCATGTCAAGGAAGCGGCCTATCGTCAGGCCAGTGACAAACAGAAAACCTTGCTGGAGCAGTTTCGCCAGCAGGCCGGCAAACGCAAGGTAGCCTGATGGATTGGTGAGTGTTGTCGCAGTAAAGAGAGGGTGGTTCAGGCGCGGATGACATCATCCGCGCCCTTTTTTTGATCAGAAAATCCCGGTTCTGGTGAATGGCTGCACTGTTTCAAGGCAGGCCGCTGCGGGCGATAAACGCGCTGCGCCATCAGGACAGCATCAGGCTCAGGCGGCGCGCCTCATCCAGCGCCTGGTCCACACCATTGTATTCATCCTGCCAGACCCAGATGCCATGGACCGCATCCAGCGCCTCCACCAGCCACAGCCGGCCATTGCTGCCCAGTGCCACCTGACGGGCACGTACCGGGCGACGGTAGTTGAACATGACGATTTCACTGGTTTTTTGCACAGCGGGGGTATGCTTGCGCGGGCTTGAAAAGAAGGGCATGGCGAAACCTCCTGTTGGGCGATATGCCACTTCCTTCAGAGCAATCCCCGTGCCAGCCTTGTGCAATGCATCATGAAATTGCGATCAAACCGCTTGCGAGTTTTGACGGCAGCACGGCTGCGGCTTAGCATGGCCGCATCCCTCCACTGGAAGCTGCCGCATGGAAAACCGCAAACTTGCCGTTCTGATTGATGCCGACAATGCCCAGGCCAGCCTCAC contains the following coding sequences:
- a CDS encoding indolepyruvate ferredoxin oxidoreductase family protein, coding for MSIRHVDLEEKYTAATGQVLMTGIQALVRLPMLQQQLDRAAGLNTAGYVTGYRGSPLGNVDQTMQKAEPYLKQHNVVFHPGLNEDLAATAVWGTQQVNMFEGAKYDGVYAMWYGKGPGVDRSGDVIKHGNVAGTSAKGGVLLVAGDDHAAKSSTFPHQSDHILAASMIPVLSPSGVQEVIDFGLHGWAMSRYSGCWVSIKAISDTIESSAVVDISPERFNFVIPQDFPIPEGGLSIRWPDPPLVQEKRVLHHRLYAALAYARANKLNHITLDSPKPRLGIITCGKSYLDVMQALDDLGIDEALAADIGLRIFKVGMVWPLEPEGVRHFAEGLDEILVVEEKRQIIEYQLKEQLYNWRDDVRPRVVGKFAEKGEWALPHGDWLLPAAGELTPAMIARAIASRLALIFDSPVIHDRLKFYDEKEAQLVKPREAIARVPHYCSGCPHNTSTRVPEGSRAVAGIGCHYMAHWIEGDSTKTFTQMGGEGITWVGQAPFTNTKHIFTNLGDGTYFHSGLLAIRAAVAAKVNITYKLLYNDAVAMTGGQHVDGYLDVPMITRQLAAEGVKRIVITSDDPDKYQSVQGLAPGVDVFHRRELDRLQKELRETEGTTVLIHDQTCAAEKRRRRKRGEFPDPAKRAFINEKVCEGCGDCSKKSGCLSVLPVETALGRKRKIDQSSCNKDYSCVEGFCPSFVTVEGGTLKKQSGASATLEAMPALPAPQIPALHEPFSIMITGVGGTGVVTIGQVLGMAAYLDHKGVTVLDMAGLAQKGGSVWSHVRIANSQQQLHAVRIAAGDANLVLGCDLVVTAAEEALAKMREGFSHAIVNSYESPTSAFLKNPDVRFPSRAMKDAVIESVGAGRFWEVNATRLATALMGDAIASNMFMLGYAWQKGLVPVSEEALMEAIRLNGAAVKFNQQAFIWGRHAAHDPGRVEALTNPSSVVQFVPRETLDGVLHHRAKELRHYQNQALAERYKALVGKVQAAEQALNPASSSLSLAVARAYYHVLAYKDEYEVARLYTDGDFLRELASQFDGDYQLRFHIGASWVTGGVAKKIAFGPWLFKGMKLLAKLRFLRGTALDPFGWQSDRKLERQLITEFEQLVNGLLSGLTLDNLATATELVKLYEGVRGFGHVKEAAYRQASDKQKTLLEQFRQQAGKRKVA